In one window of Flavobacterium ginsengisoli DNA:
- a CDS encoding Crp/Fnr family transcriptional regulator: MYEIFQKYLEEKTELTQSESERIQSFAIIKKLRKRQYLLQEGDVWKYDAFITQGCVRTYTVDEKGSEHVNSFSIENWWTGDRESLMMQQPSRFNIDAIEDTELVLFTHENFELLCREIPAFNNMVNNILQRSFIVAQNRIQASLTLTAEEKYLNFVNKYPGFASRIPQTMIASYLGMTPETLSRIRKQTAKK, from the coding sequence ATGTATGAAATATTCCAAAAGTATCTAGAAGAAAAGACGGAACTGACACAATCAGAATCAGAACGTATTCAATCATTTGCTATTATTAAAAAACTACGTAAAAGACAATATCTGCTTCAAGAAGGAGATGTCTGGAAATATGATGCTTTTATTACACAAGGCTGTGTTAGAACTTATACAGTTGATGAAAAAGGAAGCGAACACGTAAACAGCTTCAGTATTGAAAATTGGTGGACAGGAGATCGTGAAAGTTTAATGATGCAACAGCCATCTCGTTTTAATATTGATGCTATTGAAGATACAGAACTTGTGCTTTTTACCCACGAAAATTTTGAATTGCTTTGTAGAGAAATTCCAGCTTTTAATAATATGGTAAATAACATTCTGCAAAGAAGTTTTATAGTCGCTCAAAACAGAATTCAGGCGTCATTGACTTTAACAGCCGAAGAAAAGTATCTAAACTTTGTAAACAAATATCCAGGTTTTGCTTCTAGAATTCCGCAAACCATGATTGCCTCATATCTTGGCATGACACCAGAAACACTAAGCCGTATTCGGAAACAAACGGCAAAGAAATAA